TCGAAGCCGTCGACCTCGATGGGCCTCAGGTTCTGCGGCAACTTCTGTACGCCCCCGGCGAAGTCGTTGCTGTAGATGTCGCGCCGGCCTTCGCGGTAATGACTGTACTGGATGTCGACGCCGTCGGCGGCGGCTGCGCTGCTCGCCGCCGGCGTGAGCCCGGGCAGCGCGAGCGCCGACATCGTGAGGGCCGCGAGCGCGTTCGAGCGCGTCTCTTTAGTTGCAGCCACAACCACCCCCTTGCCCCGCGCTGCCGCCCGGTGCCGCTTCGCGACTGTCGCGAACGTGGCGCATGAGACCGGTATGCAAGGGGTGCGGCGTCACCGCCATGTGCGGTTTGGCCAAGGCGCCCCGCTCCCAGGGCTGCACATCGGCGCACGCGCCGAGCAGCGCGCATAGCAAAAATACGAGCAAGTGGCGAAGCATGAGGGTGTGCCGCTCCCTGGCGACGGGGATATCCATGCGCCATGGCGCGCGCGCTCATGCTATGGAGATACTGGAGTGCGGCAAATGCGACCGGATGACGCAGG
This window of the Pseudomonadota bacterium genome carries:
- a CDS encoding DUF4266 domain-containing protein, producing the protein MLRHLLVFLLCALLGACADVQPWERGALAKPHMAVTPHPLHTGLMRHVRDSREAAPGGSAGQGGGCGCN